Genomic segment of Lemur catta isolate mLemCat1 chromosome 2, mLemCat1.pri, whole genome shotgun sequence:
ACGCAGGGCAAGGGCAGGGGCAAGCAGCAGCACGCGTGGGGCCCAGCCACCTTCTTTTCTGTAACTTGCCAGGCCTGCACCAGTAGTGCCTGCATCAGGCTGGGGAAGAGAGACCCCAGAGAAATACTCTGGGGAGAGATGGTTTAGGGGAGACCAATGGAAGCCTCAtaccaggaaaaagaaacaaagcccCCTTAAAcgcccccccctttttttttgtgagacaagagtctcactctgttgcccaggctggaaggcagtagtgtgatcacagctcacctcctgcctcacccactgtgcccagctaaatCACTTGACTTAATCTCAGAATCCCAGCTCTAGCACTATCTAGAAATGTGTCTCAAAATAATTCATAAACTTAAGAAGCCCCAGGAGGCTGGGTGAAGCAGAGCCCACAGAAGTTCCAGCACTGCCAATAACCATTCTGGGCTGGCAGACAGCACACTGCTCTCCGGACGAGAACAATCTGGACCCCCATACTGaggatgggaggtggggagagcacCTCCCTGAGCCCTGCTTGCTTATGTCTACGTGAAAGTCCGCAGAGGCACCAAATGACACTTCCCCGTACTCCCAATTCCCTGAAAGACCTCAGATCCACATGTCCTGACTCCTGGAAGGAGAATATACCCAGGAAAAACCCTGATCCATCCAAGGCCCATCACCCCACATCTACCAGAATCCTCCAGAGTCCCTCAAGATACCATCACATGTCCCACTCTTGGGGCCTGGGtttaatcccagctctgccacttgttgGCTGCATGGCCACCTCAGTGTCTCACCTGTAAGTTGAGGACACTACCCACCTTAAGACCACAGGAGCATTAGTGAAAGCACTCACGCGCCCACTcaatagggcctggcacataatgtGTGCTCAAGAATGGGAGTTGCTCTGTGTCTTCAACAAGCTGGCAGAGTCCTCGGAAACCCAATTTGAACAAATACTAGAGGCCCAAGAAGCTGCCAGGGAGGTCTCAGTCACAGTGGGAAGCTTCAGCCCTCAACATGGGGCAGTGGGCATGAAGGGACAGGAGAGCAAGGCAGCAGTGAGAGTCTGACTGGCCGATGTCAGTCCCAATCAACAAGACGTTCTCCTCCCTGGAAACCAGGGCAGCCACCTGCCAACACGCTCCATCATGACCCCTCAGGGTACTCCCAGAAAACACTCCCGTCCCAGCTACCACTCTGAATTCTTAAAATGCTCTCCAAGCCCAACACCCTCAAAGATGAGGAACAATGAAGTCCCCTGGTCAGCTGGACCAGTTGCAGGTCTGTGACCAAGCTGGGGATGTTCACCCACTGGCCAAATCCAGGgtattttctcactttaaatgCCACCTGGTCTGGACTGGGCCCATGATTTCATCATCTTTCTCAAGGAGCCGAGAGCTCTACAAGACACTCTGGGCTGGGCTAGGTCACCTGTGCTACCTGTGGCCACTTGCCACAGACCCAACATTTTGCACTGTCCCCACACAGTATTCACAGCCCTCTTCTGTACTAGACCGTGGGCTTAGGGGTAGGAGCTGTAGCTTTCATCTCTGCATCTTCAGTGCCTTGCACAGAGCAGGAGTCAGTGACGTGTTATCAGGTACAGCACCAGCCACATGCACAGGCAAAAAGTCTTTAACTCTGCTGCACACAGAGGTCCCCATCATCATAAGGAACGAAAgcattgtacatattttttttttttgagacagtctcgctctgttgcccgggctagagtgagtgccgtggtgtcagcctagctcacagcaacctcaaactcctgggctcaagcaatcctactgcctcagcctcctgagtggctgggaccacaggcatgcaccaccatgcccggctaattttttttatgtatttttagttgtccagatcatttctatttttttttttcagtagagacgggggtctcactcttgctcaggctggtctcgaactcctgacctcaagcgatcctcccgcctcggcctcccagagtgctaggattacaggagtgagctaccgcgcccagccaggaTTGTACATTTTAACCTGTGTGGTGACTACCAGGACTCGAGTACCAGAGGTCAAGTAAGACTCTGGGGGACACAGGGCTGGGGATAGCCAGGACACCTCAGCACCCACGAGGCACAACAAATGAGACGACATGGCAGGAACAACCAAGGGGACAGGTGCCCAGGCTGCAGGTATTTGGATGAGTCCTCCCAGCTGCATAAGAGCAGAAAGCCCAGTCTACTGACAGGGCACCTGAGCAGACAAGATGCCCAACAGGGACACACAATACCTGGCTGCACTGGAAGTGGATGGTCCTGGGGGCAGGTGCTGCAGTCCCAGGTGGGAGAGGCTGGAGCGGTAGAGGGGCTGGCTCCCCAAGGCGGGAGGGACTCCGCCCCAGGGGTTGGTGGTGTTCAGCCTGGGTGCAGACCTAGCCCCAGAGAGGGAGGGTTTGTTGTATGGGGCAAAGGCCTGGTGGGCCCCATAGACAACAGCAGTCCTGTGGAGGGGCTGAGGGACAGGGTACGCAGGGAGGTTGGTCATGGAGTGGCGGTAGCGGCCTGACACAGGGCCAGTTCCGCTGCCGCTGAGGCACTGGTGGCAAGAGCAGGCAACTCCCATGTGGCCCGGTGGAGCGATGACAGTGGTCACTGGGTAAGGGGGCCCTGTCTGGCGCCGTACGCTACGGCAGAAGCTGGAAGTCTTGTTGGTTTGCGTTTGTGTGGCGTAGTTGACGGTGTAGTTGTACCCCAGGGGAGCCAAGTCCACGAGCTGGTTGCCCCTGGCCACTTGCTGCTCCAGATAATCACAGATGCTGGCTTCATAGGCGGTCCAGGTACCATCATCACTCAGCCACTCCCAGACGATGCCGTGGCCAGGGGCGGAGTGCTGGGGGAACAAGTGCCTCCGCACAGCCCGCATGGTGCCTGTTTCAAAAGGAGTGTTTCACATAGTTAATCTACTAGACCCCCCCAAACACAGGAgactttcaaattcttttttcaacaacaaaaataagcaaatatgatCACTGTAGGTCTATGGTCATGCTGCTATTTCATCTAAGGGCTAGCACTGGCTCTTCTGTCCAGATTTGGGGGTAAAGTATAGGCACTCTAGGCAAAGAAACTGTGGTCCAAAAGGATGGAGTGGCAGAGGGGGACCCACACTGCTTGGCAGGAGGGGATGTCAGAAGCTTAGGACAAAGAATATGGCTCAGACTTGAAGAGGCTTTTCAAATAATATCTCTAATAATAATATCTCTAATAATAATCTCTATGTAgccttactttaaaaaattgaaaacaaaaaagtataaagaaaattaaatgatctCAATCCAGCCACCAAGAGGAAAGCACACAATTTACATTGTGATACATTTCTTCCCACCTAGTCTTCCAGCCATGTGTACTTAAGGAGCTGACAGAATGAAAGTGTTTCCTGCTATTTTCTTATATGATGccataagcaaaaataaaactctttattgTTACATAATTCTCTTATATGGATGTACCAGCCTCTTTGACTTCTCAAGTTGCAACTATTGCGGAACACCGTATCTTTACCTtatagtcttttatttatttgtttacttatttttgagacagggtgtcactcagttgcctgggctagagcgcagtggtgcgatcatagctcactgcaacctcataacTCCTCGGCtcagggattctcctgcctcagcctccaagtagctagaagtacaggcgtgcaccaccacgcccagctaatttttctgttttttgtacacatggggtttcactcttggctcaggctggtcttaaactcctgccttggcctccccgagtgctgggattacaggcatgagccactgcatccggtCCTAAGCTTAAAAAACCAAATCTAAAgattaaggagaaaaagaaaaaaatcaatttggtCTATGCTTTCAGTAGTGCTTACCAAAAGATGAATTACTGCAATTACCTTCTCACTGCTCTCCCAACCTCAGCCCTTGCCTCCACCCACAGCAGCCAGGGGGACACTCTTAGCCCTTAGAACAGATGACGGCACTTCTCCGCCCAACTCTTTCTATAGTGCCCCtttcagaataaaagccaaagctCCTTCTATTGACTAAACCCCACCCCCAAAGAACCTGGTCTTCTGTCAATGACAAACCCTTCTATCAGGTCTGTCATCGTCCCTTCTCAGTGATCTTGTCACCTGAGCTCAACCTTCCAATCAACCCCTACCACCACTTGACGCTTCCCTTCCCTAATTGACACTTATTGTTCTCCACCCAAGACACAATTTCTGTGTATCCCGTATGCTGTCTTTCTCAGCTAACTGCACACACCATGAAGGCAAGGAATTTCATCTGCATCCAGCTGACTGGGAACCAGTTTTCATAGACTCTAGGATGCTGCTGGTAGATTACAGTAGGAAGTTGGTGGCCCATTCTCGATAATACTGATCAAAACACAGTGcagaacaaaaaaccaaacacacCAATGCACGGAAGAGTGCAGTAGcctgcccaggtcacacagctgttgAGCAGTGGAGCCAGACCCTCTGAATGACCACGGTGCCACCTCTGTGCCAGCCTGCCTGCCAAAGAGACCTTTGAATCTCTGCAGGTTGAGGCAGGCATTTTTGGTTTGGGAGACAAGGGGAAAGGGGTGGCAGGACCTTTGCAATGTGCTCCCACAGCACCGCTCCTACTACACAGTACGCTTACCCTGCATGGTGGCTGTTCTCACTCACAGCACCCACCTCCCACCACGTGTttcaggggcagggaggaagctTTGCAAGTCACTCCAGTAACTCCAACACCTCTCACACCGCCTGGCCCAAAGCAGGCGCTCAATGTGTGCTAGAGGCAGAAAGTGTCTTACCAGTGTCCTGGCGGAACTGGGTCCAGCTGGGGAGGTCAATGATGTACGGGGCCAGTGAGGGGTCAGCCTGGCCTAAGGGGATGCTGTGGGCCAGGCTCCCGAACCCAAAGCGCTGGCCCTTCTGCTGGACAAACTGCTGCTCGATGTAGCTGCAGACAGGGGCACTGTAGGGGTGCCAGATGCCCAGTGCGTCCTGCCATTCCCACACGGCCACCGCCACAGGACTGGTGTACACCTGCgccagggaagggctgggggccATGGCCATCTTCCCCAGGACTCCCTCCACTTTCTTGAATGGCTCAGACCACTCTGGCCTGGAGTCTCAGGTTCATTGCCCAGCACCTCCGGCAGACCTGTGAACAGGACAGAGGCCAGCAGTCAGCCATGCGCACCAGCAGCCCTGCCAGAGGCAGCCTCTGTGCAGGGGAGTCATGCTTTCCACAGCCATTTTTCCGCAATACCTTAAGGGCATCACGAACCAAGCACCTGATCCTGTCTCTTTGCTCTGGCAGCCAGGAAGAGTTCAAAGTCAATCCTGCAGCCTACCTACCTCTGCAAATGTTCAGGATGATGTAGTAAATTCCGGGTGCTAATCATTAGCCCAGCTTCTATCTCATTACCAATAATTTCCCTCTGACCCAGCTACCTAGTTCATCCTTTCACACTCTCCAATTTCTAAAGCAGGTTTGTTTGTGAGGTTTGTAGTATTAACACCTACTCTCCTATAGAGGAGAAAACACTGTGTCTCAGAAAGGACCAGGGGCTTAAGGACACCCAAGggacagtggcagagctggcctTGACACACAGGGCCTGGCTCCTCTGTGTCTCCTGGGTACCCTGTAAGCCTCATGACCCCTAGATAAACAATGAACACCCCCCTCCGGCCCCTCTGCACTCCATTCCCTATGCCTGGGCCTTGCTGACCAACCACCAGGTCGGGAGAGCTCTTCCCCACATCCAGGGCTCCCTGCAGCCCCCCTTCTCTCTCGTGAACACTCCATCCTTAGACTCAGCCTGTGACCTCAGGAAGGCTTGTCCCGAGCACCCATCACACACGCTCGTGGCCCTCTGCACTCTTCCCAGCACCAACCAGAACTCCAAAGACCACCTACACACACGTGTGGGTTCCGTGTCTTTGTCCCACCAGATGGCAGCAACCTGCAAGCCACCCTTGTTCACAGCTGTAACGTCAGCGCCCAGCAGAGGACATGCCCTTGGGCGAGTCCCCTTACAGACAACTTCAGAACATGGCTGATGAGCATAGATGATGATTCTACTCCGCACCGCAGTGTCTGAACGAGAAGGTCTGCAAACGCGCCAGATCATACCCCGGTGCACTAGCTCTTAGAGTACAAGAACAGGGTCTGACACTTGGTGACCAACACCAAACATACTTGTCTCTTTTTAAGCCTAACAGACTGACAAGGTGACACTTCTCCCACTTTATGGACAAGAAACCAAGACTCAAAGAGGTCAAGGGACTTATTTAAGGTCATACATATACTAAAAGTGGTGGCACAGAAAACAAACCCAGATCTATGTGGCTCTGAGGCCCATTTTCTGAGAGAGGAAGGCTCGGCCTGACCTCTGCCTTGGGCTTCACTCACAGGCCTTActtagggaggagggaggaagggagagagggaccACGTCTCTAGCACTACCCATCCTCGGTTGCTATAGCACGCCTGTCTATGCAGGGCTATGGGCTAATGGGGGCCCCACTCATATGATCTTCTCATTCCTACAACCACCCCTATAAGTACACATACATTTTATGCCTATTTGGcaggtgtggaaactgagacccagtAGCTGCAGTGACTTGCTCACAATCATAAGGCTAGTGACAAGGCTGGGGCCCTGGGCTTCTGCTGCTGTCCCTTAGACTGCACTACACCATGAAGGTTCAATGATAAGGGCAAGGCCAGCTGCCCTAGAAGGCAGACAGATCTGCAGCAGCCGGTGAAATGGAGCAGGCGTGGGCTCTGGCATCAACATGCTGCATACTCTTCCTACCAGCTTAATCAAAGTACCCAAGCTCCCCCAGCTCACTTTCTTTCAGAAAATGGAGATATCAACATTTCTCCTAAGTGCTTTTCACGGGGATTAAGGCAGACAGGTATGTAGAAAGCACCCACACAGCATCAGGCACACAGCAGACACTCCACAAACGTTggcctcccttcctttcccaccCCCTCACGTACAGCACCCACCCATCCCTCCAGTCTGGGTGAGGAACAATGGCAAAGGGCAGCGCTGAGTACACAGCAGGAGAACAAAGGTGAGTCAGGCCTGCAGTAACTGCATGCAcctgcaggggccaggcctgCCCACTCCTCCACAAAAGCCCACATCCCGCCCTGGAGGATTAGACCTGGGGTGCCCTCGGgtgggctggctggctggctttGCTCAGTGTCTGCAATTAGAAGTTTCTGTAACCACACTGAGGTACAAATCAGAGGACTGGTTTCCAAGCCAATTACTCTTGAGGTGTCACTCAgcctgcaggcagctggggcctCCCTTATCTTCACCACACAGGGTGTGTCCCAGCATGTCCATACAGCCCCAGACAACCAACTTAACAGAGCTCCAAGAAGCAGCCTGAGAAATACAGCCAAGAACTTCAGCTAAAGCTTTCCATGAAGGTGTGCAGCCTCCACAGAGTGAGGGCCCACCATGGGTCCAGCCCCTGTCAGAGTACTGGAGACCCCAGAGGAAACAACAAGACACACAATCCCTTCATGACCAACCACTGTCCCACTCATACCAAACCCTCCACCTTTGGTACCTTATGTCCAACAACATCCAATTCTAGCAAGTCCCAGAACATTCCAAGCCATTTCCCACCCCTCAGCCATTGATCCTGCTGGTGCAGAGGTCCAGATTCCTTCCCTCCATACAAGGCCCCAAGCAAACATGCCGATCCTTCCAGATCCTTCCAGACCCAACCGCAGCCATCCTCTCCcgagccctgggccccacaccctCACTGGAGAAGGCTGACTCCACCCTCCTGCGTGTCTTCAACGCACAGGCCTCTTCTCCAAACGCAACTGCACTTACTGGTTCCACTGGAACAGGAACTCCCTGAGAGAGAGCTGGGGCTGCAGCTCTTCAGATGCCCAATATCCCAGAGGGTCTGAAACACCAGAGGACAAAGGAGGGGAGAACCTTCTGCTCCAGGGGCACGGGCACGTTTGAGTGGCTGCCCAGAAACGCCCACTGGCGTTCCACTTGAACTCAGCAATTATGCACAATACAACAGCATGTCAGTGTACCCATTCTCTGCAACAGCCTCAGCCATTACTAAGCTGCAGTTCAAAAACCTAATTTGTTTCAGCTCCTAATGATGGGGGCTATTTAGGGTGTgcttaattatgaaaattattactattatgatTAGCCATGGAAAAAAGCCTCAATCTGGAAGCAATCTAAACACCTTACAATAATGCAATTCTTATATAAAGTATGGAACATCCTAATGATGGAATACCAATCAGTCTTTAAAAATGTCTAAGAAAAGCTTACGGACATGTAACTGCCACACACATCCTACCTAAGCTCTCCGGTGGGTGGGTGTGCCACTTACCAAGCACCACCTAAGTGACAGACACTCTGCTTGGTGTTTCTGTCATCTAGTTCTCTCAATCCTAAACTACCCTCAAAGGTAggaattatccttattttacataCAAGGGAACTAAGGCCCAAAGAAACTAAGTATTTACTCAAACCACAAAGGCTATGTTCTTTCTACTTTATAAGCTAATTTTAAGGAAGCTGAAAGAACAACACTGTAATATAACTGGAATGCTAGAATTATGGACTGTTTTCCTTCACCTCTTTCTGTACTTGCAAATCTTCCACAATGGTCATATTCATTTTTACAATTGGACcacagtttgttgttttttttaaaatatcaacaactTTGACCAGGGAAAACACCATCCTGCTTTGCCCTTGCATTGTCTTATCAGACCTAGCTACCAATCCCTGTCCACAGCACCACGGCTCAGGCACTGAGGAATGCTGTTCTATTGGAGAGAAATTTTCatccaaaataaaaaagtgacATGCATCCAAGGGTCTTTTTATTCACAGAGGACTTAGAAAAGCTTTAGGACAAGATCTGAGCTGGCATAAGAATCTGAGTGGAAATCAACCTGCCCAGTTGTGAACCTTGGGGTGGGAAAGCCACACACATGGACCCCACCACAGTTGTGGCCTTGGGAAGAAGGCCCTAAGTGTAATTTTAAATGGGTATTCAACTCAGGCCGAGCCATTTTCACCTTGCCAACATGTGAGACACCCATTTCATCCCTCCAAACCTACTGAAATCTGTTACGGCTTGCCATGAGCTTGGCAGGCCACCCTTCCATCCTCGCTAGTACAGTGGCTGTCCTCCCTCTGCTGTCCCTAGTGGAGATGAAGGCCACTTGGTGACCATGGGGCAGCTATGATCCATTCTCTAGGCTCTGGACTCGGGGATTGGACAGGGTTTCCAGCTCCTGAGAAGCAGAAACCCTTTTCCAAACGTGGTCATACACTGCCCATCACTATATGTAAAACACAGAAACAAGGGGTGTCTTTTTAACACAGAAGTAGCCTCTATTTTCTCGTTTCTCCTCAAGAGGCCCACGAAGCTCCTTTACAGAATAGGAAAGTTCTGAGAAACGTGGCTTGGAAACCAGTGAGACTGGGTGACTTCTAGAACCTCTTCCCAGCTCTGATTCCACCAACCTGGGATGAATTTTTCAAACTCAATCCACTTCACTGTTCAAGTCCTATTTTCTAAGCTGCTTCTCTTTGGGGAACTTTCCAAGAAGCCTGGGCCTAAAACTTCACACCCCACCAGCTGACATAGTGAATTTAACCTGTAACTAGAAATGACCTTCAAAGGCCTCACAGTGCAGACGGCCACCCGTGGCCCTGTCAGAAAGCCTCTCCAAGGCCTTGGAAAGTCCAATCTTGAGCATAAACACATCAAAGAAATGTTCTACTTTACtagaaattttgtttaaaaaaatacaagttaaaaaacAATGGACAATTATGTTTTGCctatcaaattaataaaaacttaatTTCAATACTCAGTGCTAGTAACATTAGAGActtcacactgctgggaagaatAAAACCTTTCCGGAAAACAATTTGGTAATATGTATCAAGAGGTTTAAAAATGTTCACTTCTTTTGATCTAATAATTAAGATTCTATCTTAAGGAGATTATagaaaaatttcaacataaaGATATTCACCATAGCACTATTTCTACTACATGAAAGAGAAGCATAGAGAAAACTCAATAGAAAtgtaacaaaatgttaacaatggctgCCTTTGAGTGGAGAAATTATAGGAGACCTTTTGTTTGACTTCCTTATATATCtgaacttttcatattttttaaagtgaggaaGCATTACTTCTGTTATCAggaaaaaaactctttaaaatgcCAAACACTTTTAAAAGATCATAAATATACACCAAAGCACCACTACCCTCTGTTACTTAACCATCATTA
This window contains:
- the DTX2 gene encoding probable E3 ubiquitin-protein ligase DTX2 isoform X2 — protein: MAMAPSPSLAQVYTSPVAVAVWEWQDALGIWHPYSAPVCSYIEQQFVQQKGQRFGFGSLAHSIPLGQADPSLAPYIIDLPSWTQFRQDTGTMRAVRRHLFPQHSAPGHGIVWEWLSDDGTWTAYEASICDYLEQQVARGNQLVDLAPLGYNYTVNYATQTQTNKTSSFCRSVRRQTGPPYPVTTVIAPPGHMGVACSCHQCLSGSGTGPVSGRYRHSMTNLPAYPVPQPLHRTAVVYGAHQAFAPYNKPSLSGARSAPRLNTTNPWGGVPPALGSQPLYRSSLSHLGLQHLPPGPSTSSAASASLPSGPSSSPGSIPATVPVQMPKPSRVQQALAGGSPKPEPEQVIKNYTEELKTPPDEDCIICMEKLSVVSGYSDVTDSKAIGPTAVGRLTKCSHAFHLLCLLAMYCNGNKDGSLQCPSCKTIYGEKTGTQPQGKMEVMRFQMSLPGHEDCGTILIVYNIPHGIQGPEHPNPGKPFTARGFPRQCYLPDNAQGRKVLELLKVAWKRRLIFTVGTSSTTGETDTVVWNEIHHKTEMDRNVTGHGYPDPNYLHNVLAELAAQGVTEDCLEQQ